The following coding sequences are from one Streptomyces sp. NBC_00536 window:
- a CDS encoding phosphotransferase, with protein sequence MASERSLVHGDFNPKNVLVQRHAGQWAVAAVLDWELAFSGSPLFDVGNMLRFSHEYPSAFTTGFVEGFRGGNGQLPADWTRLSRMLDLFALADILTAPPDPAYFARARRAAPVRHRLVLTRADRG encoded by the coding sequence GTGGCCAGTGAACGCAGCCTGGTGCACGGTGACTTCAATCCGAAGAACGTACTGGTCCAACGGCACGCCGGGCAGTGGGCGGTGGCCGCCGTGCTCGACTGGGAGCTGGCCTTCAGCGGCTCCCCCCTCTTCGACGTCGGGAACATGCTGCGCTTCAGCCACGAGTACCCGTCGGCCTTCACCACGGGCTTCGTCGAGGGCTTCCGAGGCGGGAACGGCCAACTGCCGGCGGACTGGACACGACTGAGCCGGATGCTGGACCTCTTCGCGCTCGCGGACATCCTCACCGCCCCGCCCGACCCGGCCTACTTCGCCCGCGCGCGCCGTGCTGCACCGGTCCGCCACCGACTCGTACTGACCAGGGCTGACCGGGGCTGA
- a CDS encoding phosphotransferase: MTRPDPVGLLDPATHAWLTWHALPGARLREVDPLPGGFTNDMAMLTAQRADPVGAERYVLRRYRPSGSRVPRNTCAVEIAVLDRAAARSVPVTAVVAADPHGRATGRPTLLYRFVDGTPLSQVLADGPASSDARTLGRAVGAVLARIGRVRLPRPGVFGDSSLVPDPDGAAPLGDLPGFVDRCLVTAAANGPLSGTDSAVLRALARRGPRAGTHRRGQ; this comes from the coding sequence ATGACGCGCCCCGATCCGGTGGGTCTCCTGGACCCGGCCACCCACGCCTGGCTGACCTGGCACGCCCTGCCCGGGGCCCGGCTGCGCGAGGTGGACCCGCTGCCCGGCGGGTTCACCAACGACATGGCCATGCTCACCGCCCAGCGCGCCGACCCGGTGGGCGCGGAGCGCTACGTGCTGCGCCGCTACCGACCGAGCGGCAGCCGGGTTCCGCGCAATACCTGTGCGGTGGAGATCGCCGTCCTCGACCGGGCGGCGGCCCGTAGCGTCCCGGTCACCGCGGTGGTCGCGGCCGATCCGCACGGCCGCGCCACCGGCCGCCCCACCCTGCTCTACCGGTTCGTGGACGGGACCCCGCTCAGCCAGGTACTCGCGGACGGTCCGGCGAGCAGTGACGCGCGGACCCTGGGCCGGGCCGTCGGCGCGGTGCTGGCGCGGATCGGCCGGGTCAGGCTGCCCCGCCCGGGCGTATTCGGCGACTCCTCGCTGGTACCGGACCCGGACGGCGCGGCCCCGCTGGGAGACCTGCCCGGTTTCGTCGACCGTTGTCTGGTCACCGCGGCCGCGAACGGGCCGCTGAGCGGGACGGACTCGGCCGTACTACGCGCCCTGGCTCGTCGCGGGCCCCGGGCGGGCACTCACCGCCGTGGCCAGTGA
- a CDS encoding ROK family protein, giving the protein MRAPRLGAIESGGTKFVCLVGSAPDRIEAEIRFPTGEPGPTLARAIAFFQETAAEIGPLDAIGIASFGPLELRPGHARFGHLTATPKPGWSGVDVAGPVAAALGVPVGIDTDVNGAALGEGRWGAARGLDTYVYLTVGTGIGGGAVIGGEVVSGLVHTEMGHLAVPRIAGDDFPGSCPFHGDCWEGLAGGEAMGARWGTPAEELTGDVLHQALQLEAAYLAAGLRNIVYTTAPQRIVIGGGVAELPGLFPLLHAELTRTLAGYPGLPEHAAEDFVVPARLGRLAGPAGGLVLAAGAAAAARPRPGTGPSGGPRE; this is encoded by the coding sequence GTGAGGGCGCCGCGACTCGGCGCGATCGAGTCCGGCGGGACCAAGTTCGTCTGCCTGGTCGGCTCGGCCCCCGACCGGATCGAGGCCGAGATCCGGTTCCCGACCGGTGAACCCGGCCCCACCCTGGCGCGGGCCATCGCGTTCTTCCAGGAGACGGCCGCCGAAATCGGACCGTTGGACGCGATCGGCATCGCCTCCTTCGGGCCCCTCGAACTGCGCCCGGGCCATGCGAGGTTCGGCCATCTCACCGCCACGCCCAAACCCGGCTGGTCCGGGGTGGACGTCGCCGGCCCGGTCGCCGCCGCGCTGGGCGTGCCCGTGGGCATCGACACCGACGTGAACGGCGCGGCCCTCGGCGAGGGCCGCTGGGGCGCGGCGCGCGGCCTGGACACCTACGTCTACCTCACCGTCGGCACCGGCATCGGCGGCGGCGCGGTGATCGGGGGTGAGGTGGTCAGCGGCCTGGTCCACACCGAGATGGGCCACCTCGCGGTGCCCCGCATCGCCGGTGATGACTTTCCCGGCTCCTGCCCCTTCCACGGCGACTGCTGGGAGGGGCTGGCGGGCGGCGAGGCCATGGGTGCCCGCTGGGGGACCCCGGCCGAAGAACTGACCGGCGACGTCCTGCACCAGGCGCTGCAGCTGGAGGCGGCCTACCTGGCCGCGGGGCTGCGCAACATCGTCTACACGACCGCACCCCAGCGGATCGTGATCGGCGGCGGTGTCGCGGAACTCCCCGGGCTCTTCCCGCTGCTCCACGCCGAACTGACCCGGACACTGGCCGGCTACCCGGGGCTGCCCGAGCACGCGGCCGAGGACTTCGTGGTCCCGGCACGACTCGGCCGGCTCGCCGGTCCGGCGGGCGGTCTGGTGCTGGCGGCCGGGGCGGCCGCCGCCGCCCGGCCCCGGCCCGGCACTGGTCCATCGGGGGGACCGCGCGAGTGA
- a CDS encoding zinc-dependent alcohol dehydrogenase, translating to MRALVYLRPGTAELQDRPTARVVNGDDVVVEIVGTGVCGTDRKILLGRFPARPGVVLGHESVGVVRETGPQVRSVGVGDRVVVNPTLYCGWCTPCRRGATNFCRHKAGTEVGVDRDGTYAESVTLPERFLERVPAGLPFRSAVLIEPLACVLSNVRAASVTFDDTVVVLGAGPIGMLTAWVAARQARRVTVAEPDGYRLERAREQFANVVDVAGTDTAEAVVKASGGERPSVVFDTTGTGLDTALRLIDDGGRIVVMGFDDTYTVPLRPLQLTNRGIQLIGAGDYRADIFPVAVDLAAELGDPQRPGSGTGQVLERLVTHEFPLERYAEAFTALGGLTAGDGNHDTGRPPRYDALKVVIRSHSGPVGADGWPVGV from the coding sequence GTGCGCGCTCTCGTCTATCTGCGTCCAGGCACCGCCGAACTGCAGGACCGGCCCACCGCACGCGTCGTGAACGGTGATGACGTCGTGGTGGAGATCGTGGGTACGGGGGTCTGCGGAACGGACCGCAAGATCCTGCTCGGGCGGTTCCCGGCCCGGCCGGGCGTGGTGCTCGGACACGAGTCGGTGGGTGTGGTGCGGGAGACCGGGCCCCAGGTGCGTTCGGTCGGGGTGGGGGACCGGGTGGTGGTCAACCCGACGCTGTACTGCGGCTGGTGCACCCCGTGCCGCCGGGGAGCGACCAACTTCTGCCGTCACAAGGCCGGGACCGAGGTCGGCGTCGACCGGGACGGCACGTACGCGGAGAGCGTGACCTTGCCGGAACGTTTCCTCGAACGGGTTCCCGCCGGGCTGCCCTTCCGCAGCGCGGTACTGATCGAGCCGCTCGCATGCGTCCTGAGCAACGTCCGGGCAGCGTCCGTCACTTTCGACGACACCGTGGTGGTGCTCGGCGCCGGCCCGATCGGGATGCTGACCGCATGGGTCGCCGCCCGCCAGGCACGTCGAGTCACCGTCGCCGAACCGGACGGGTACCGGCTGGAGCGGGCCCGCGAACAGTTCGCGAACGTGGTGGACGTGGCCGGAACGGACACGGCCGAGGCCGTGGTGAAGGCATCGGGTGGCGAGCGTCCCTCCGTCGTCTTCGACACCACGGGGACCGGCCTGGACACGGCACTACGGCTGATCGACGACGGCGGCCGGATCGTGGTGATGGGCTTCGACGACACCTACACCGTGCCCCTGCGCCCGCTCCAGCTCACGAACCGGGGCATCCAGCTGATCGGCGCCGGGGACTACCGGGCCGACATCTTCCCGGTCGCCGTGGACCTGGCCGCCGAACTCGGCGACCCGCAGCGACCCGGCAGCGGCACCGGACAGGTCCTGGAGCGGCTGGTGACGCACGAGTTCCCTCTCGAACGGTACGCGGAGGCCTTCACCGCGCTCGGCGGGCTCACCGCGGGCGACGGGAACCACGACACCGGACGGCCGCCGCGCTACGACGCGCTCAAGGTCGTCATCCGCTCGCACTCCGGCCCGGTCGGCGCCGACGGCTGGCCGGTGGGCGTGTGA
- a CDS encoding thermonuclease family protein gives MSMLLVQGSYQVLNLQPDGDTVAFKPTDPKVFQKVEGCPVKVDGKNTVRLRLDAIDALETHYSRTGPGAHQPLEFAHKAAEELLAFLGFTDVRHNGETVTAATPKETPGFILTQGADKFGRCIALLGVGTPPGTDGSQVDVDVALLRTTANHHMLSTGLAYPTFYAKFLPELRAEMAAVAQQARTAGLGLWPSDVTTAPDGAVITGMSSLTGDVVILPKLFRRLVDHFNLVEPSLNGFPTFLAGGGDELRIEPAGTPELSLKPLVEIVNGGTAVRMTISPEDIVFTEG, from the coding sequence ATGTCGATGCTGCTGGTCCAGGGTTCGTACCAGGTGCTCAACCTCCAGCCGGACGGCGACACCGTCGCCTTCAAGCCGACCGACCCGAAAGTCTTCCAGAAGGTTGAGGGCTGTCCGGTCAAGGTCGATGGCAAGAACACCGTCCGGCTGCGGCTCGACGCCATCGACGCCCTGGAAACGCACTACAGCCGGACAGGGCCGGGCGCCCACCAGCCGCTGGAGTTCGCCCACAAGGCGGCCGAGGAACTGCTCGCCTTCCTCGGCTTCACCGACGTCCGGCACAACGGCGAGACGGTCACCGCCGCCACCCCCAAAGAGACGCCCGGCTTCATCCTCACCCAGGGCGCCGACAAGTTCGGCCGCTGCATCGCGCTGCTCGGCGTCGGCACGCCGCCGGGCACCGACGGCAGCCAGGTCGACGTCGACGTGGCGCTGCTGCGCACCACCGCCAACCACCACATGCTGTCCACCGGCCTGGCCTACCCGACCTTCTACGCCAAGTTCCTCCCCGAGCTGCGGGCCGAGATGGCCGCCGTCGCCCAGCAGGCCCGCACGGCCGGCCTCGGGCTCTGGCCTTCGGACGTCACCACCGCCCCCGACGGGGCGGTCATCACCGGCATGTCCTCCCTCACCGGCGACGTGGTCATCCTGCCGAAGCTGTTCCGGCGGCTGGTGGACCACTTCAACCTGGTGGAGCCGTCCCTGAACGGCTTCCCCACCTTCCTGGCCGGCGGCGGGGACGAACTCAGGATCGAGCCGGCCGGCACGCCCGAGCTGAGCCTCAAGCCCCTGGTCGAGATCGTCAACGGCGGCACGGCGGTGCGGATGACCATCTCGCCCGAGGACATCGTCTTCACCGAGGGCTGA
- a CDS encoding GMC family oxidoreductase encodes MSFDYDVVIVGAGVAGSLAACRIKAAKPQARVLLLEAGDNGLDAAQRTTFVEAYQVSPTKNVPTPYAALPNNAQAYAPSSDGVGDPLLMNSYYVEAGPDLFKSGFQRMAGGSTWAWRGNCPRFLPADFQLKKLYNVGVDWPITYDQLEPYYVQAEAELGVSGNHDEWDGLYGAHRSAPFPMPGIVAGYGDTRVRAALATIGPLDGIPVTVVTTPQARNSEEYQGRSACQGNSSCIPICPSGAKYDASVHVKRARDELDVEVRTRSVVTRLIADPGPGPGPGPEVHTVVYRSHPDTATEHKVTGAHIVLALNAIETPKLWLASELKNNSDQVGRNLMDHLAEEVVGHFGEPVYPFRGPQSILSIETFRDGTFRKTNGAFRITIGNDGWGRTESPGAAVERLMWDATTGKVKQFGKPLQQKVAARVTHMLRFGYSTEQLPDPANRVTLSDETDALGVRRPKITYKIDDYSKRALAYGHSVTRRMWQHLEQTSGATDVDPQQPLLRYNGAGHLMGTMRMGDSNATNVVHPDGNAHDHPNVWVVGSAVFPTSGTANPTLTLAATTLRTADILVARL; translated from the coding sequence ATGTCCTTCGACTACGACGTCGTCATCGTCGGCGCAGGTGTGGCCGGCTCCCTGGCCGCTTGCCGGATCAAGGCGGCCAAGCCCCAGGCCCGGGTGCTGCTCCTAGAGGCCGGCGACAACGGCCTCGACGCTGCCCAGCGCACCACGTTCGTCGAGGCCTATCAGGTCTCCCCGACGAAGAACGTGCCCACCCCGTACGCGGCACTGCCCAACAATGCCCAGGCCTACGCCCCCTCCTCGGACGGCGTCGGCGATCCGCTGCTCATGAACAGTTACTACGTCGAAGCGGGCCCGGATCTGTTCAAGAGCGGCTTCCAGCGGATGGCCGGCGGCAGCACCTGGGCCTGGCGCGGCAACTGCCCGCGCTTCCTGCCCGCCGACTTCCAGCTCAAGAAGCTGTACAACGTCGGGGTCGACTGGCCGATCACGTACGACCAGCTGGAGCCGTACTACGTGCAGGCCGAGGCAGAGCTCGGCGTCTCGGGCAACCACGACGAGTGGGACGGCCTGTACGGGGCCCACCGCAGCGCCCCCTTCCCCATGCCCGGGATCGTCGCCGGCTACGGCGACACCCGGGTGCGCGCGGCCCTGGCCACCATCGGGCCGCTCGACGGCATCCCGGTCACCGTCGTCACCACGCCCCAGGCCCGCAACTCCGAGGAGTACCAAGGACGCAGCGCCTGCCAGGGCAATTCCAGCTGCATCCCCATCTGCCCCTCCGGCGCCAAGTACGACGCCTCGGTGCACGTCAAGCGTGCCCGCGACGAGCTGGACGTGGAGGTCCGCACCCGCAGCGTGGTCACCCGGCTGATCGCCGACCCCGGCCCCGGCCCCGGCCCCGGCCCGGAGGTGCACACCGTCGTCTACCGGAGCCATCCGGACACCGCCACCGAGCACAAGGTGACCGGCGCCCACATCGTGCTGGCCCTCAACGCGATCGAGACGCCCAAACTGTGGCTGGCCTCCGAGCTGAAGAACAACAGCGACCAGGTCGGACGGAACCTCATGGACCACCTCGCCGAGGAGGTCGTCGGACACTTCGGCGAACCCGTCTACCCCTTCCGCGGACCCCAGTCCATCCTCAGCATCGAGACGTTCCGCGACGGGACGTTCCGCAAGACGAACGGCGCGTTCCGCATCACCATCGGCAACGACGGCTGGGGCCGCACCGAAAGCCCCGGCGCCGCCGTGGAACGTCTGATGTGGGACGCCACCACCGGCAAGGTCAAGCAGTTCGGCAAGCCCCTCCAGCAGAAGGTGGCCGCGCGGGTCACCCACATGCTGCGCTTCGGCTACTCCACCGAGCAGCTGCCCGACCCCGCCAACCGCGTCACGCTCTCGGACGAGACGGACGCGCTCGGGGTGCGCCGGCCGAAGATCACCTACAAGATCGACGACTACTCCAAGCGCGCCCTGGCCTACGGCCACAGCGTCACCCGCCGCATGTGGCAACACCTCGAACAGACCTCGGGCGCCACCGACGTCGACCCCCAGCAGCCACTCTTGCGCTACAACGGCGCCGGCCACCTCATGGGCACCATGCGCATGGGCGACAGCAACGCCACCAACGTCGTCCACCCCGACGGGAACGCCCACGACCACCCCAACGTGTGGGTCGTCGGCTCCGCCGTCTTCCCCACCAGCGGCACCGCCAACCCCACCCTCACCCTCGCCGCCACCACCCTGCGCACCGCCGACATCCTCGTCGCCCGCCTCTGA
- a CDS encoding sugar dehydrogenase complex small subunit codes for MTHAADFRALSELLTGESSLDQALADAYRERLDRAFPADLDRLIDAWRTASTQADPGQALAAALDADTALARTAKETIMVWFTAQFKRPDGTQDPPGTPEQYRAGLVWQVIKAHPLSAAPAAPAGGYGYWADQPDQP; via the coding sequence ATGACCCACGCAGCCGACTTCCGCGCCCTGTCCGAACTGCTCACCGGCGAGAGCTCTCTGGACCAGGCTCTGGCCGACGCGTACCGCGAACGCCTCGACCGCGCCTTCCCCGCTGACCTCGACCGCCTCATCGACGCCTGGCGCACCGCCTCCACCCAGGCCGACCCCGGCCAGGCCCTGGCCGCCGCGCTCGACGCCGACACCGCGCTGGCCCGCACCGCCAAGGAAACGATCATGGTGTGGTTCACCGCCCAGTTCAAGCGGCCCGACGGGACCCAGGACCCTCCCGGCACCCCGGAGCAGTACCGGGCCGGGCTGGTCTGGCAGGTCATCAAGGCCCACCCCCTGTCCGCCGCACCCGCCGCGCCCGCCGGCGGATACGGCTACTGGGCCGACCAGCCCGACCAGCCCTGA
- a CDS encoding thermonuclease family protein → MPMLLIQGVYRIAGTRPDGDTVRFVPDDPADWDLVPGPHHVRRNATGGANLRLEAIDALETHYRPPTGGPVLHQPAPFADEASDELLNWLGFQDVQRKPDKTVKAPTTPPDAPGFILTRGADKYGRCVALAGRGAGPAASGTQVGVTTAMLKKTANHHMLATGLAFPTYYRSFFPELRTELTKAVTAARQAGKKIWSVDRTTSGAEVVAPPTISQDVVLPKLFRRLAEYLVLNDGDPALGGFRDFLAQKADRFTIISTTHFTTGLDLVVEVNTTKVKMTEPPENLLFDEG, encoded by the coding sequence ATGCCCATGCTCCTCATCCAGGGTGTCTACCGGATCGCCGGGACGCGCCCGGACGGTGACACGGTCCGCTTCGTCCCGGACGATCCCGCCGACTGGGACCTGGTGCCCGGCCCCCACCACGTGCGCCGCAACGCCACCGGTGGTGCGAATCTCCGGCTGGAGGCGATCGACGCACTGGAGACCCATTACCGGCCCCCGACCGGCGGACCGGTGCTGCACCAGCCGGCCCCGTTCGCCGACGAGGCCTCCGACGAGCTGCTGAACTGGCTGGGCTTCCAGGACGTACAGCGCAAGCCCGACAAGACCGTCAAGGCGCCCACCACCCCGCCCGATGCCCCCGGGTTCATCCTGACCAGGGGCGCGGACAAGTACGGCCGCTGCGTGGCCCTGGCCGGACGCGGTGCCGGCCCGGCCGCCAGCGGCACGCAGGTCGGCGTCACCACGGCGATGCTGAAGAAGACCGCCAACCACCACATGCTCGCCACCGGCCTGGCCTTCCCGACGTACTACCGCAGCTTCTTCCCCGAGCTGCGCACCGAGCTGACCAAGGCCGTCACGGCAGCCCGGCAGGCCGGCAAGAAGATCTGGTCGGTGGACAGGACGACCTCGGGGGCGGAGGTGGTCGCACCGCCGACGATCAGTCAGGACGTCGTGCTGCCCAAGCTGTTCCGCCGCCTGGCCGAGTACCTCGTCCTCAACGACGGCGATCCGGCGCTCGGCGGGTTCCGTGACTTCCTGGCACAGAAGGCCGACAGGTTCACCATCATCTCGACCACCCACTTCACCACCGGCCTCGACCTGGTCGTCGAGGTCAACACCACCAAGGTCAAGATGACCGAGCCCCCCGAGAACCTGCTCTTCGACGAGGGCTGA
- a CDS encoding histidine phosphatase family protein, whose translation MGIGTQLIFVRHGEARCNVAGLLGGPATCTGLTVRGVEQVRLAAARLVVEHHTERPVQYLYAGPRRRLQETGAVLSAVLGLPLVTDEGLDGLHHGSADGLSWRDVEAAFGGAPAAHPERAWAPGSDTWAGFLRRAGAGLARLVERHEGQTVLIAAHGETVVAACHLFLGIPLSAAPGIGFGADHAGITRFEYRVDRFGRRSWTLALLNDTAHLRTCP comes from the coding sequence GTGGGCATCGGCACACAGTTGATCTTTGTCCGGCACGGTGAGGCCAGGTGCAACGTCGCGGGGCTCCTCGGCGGGCCCGCGACCTGCACCGGTCTGACCGTGCGGGGCGTGGAGCAGGTGCGTCTCGCCGCGGCCCGCCTGGTGGTGGAGCATCACACCGAGCGGCCGGTCCAGTACCTGTATGCCGGGCCCCGGCGGCGCCTGCAGGAGACAGGAGCTGTGCTCTCCGCCGTGCTCGGCCTGCCCCTGGTCACGGACGAGGGCCTCGACGGGCTGCACCACGGCAGCGCCGATGGCCTGTCCTGGCGGGATGTCGAGGCCGCCTTCGGGGGCGCGCCGGCCGCTCATCCGGAGCGGGCCTGGGCTCCCGGATCCGACACGTGGGCCGGCTTCCTGCGCCGTGCCGGAGCCGGTCTGGCCCGCCTGGTCGAGCGGCACGAGGGTCAGACCGTCCTGATCGCCGCCCACGGGGAGACGGTCGTCGCCGCATGCCATCTTTTCCTCGGCATCCCGTTGTCGGCCGCCCCCGGCATCGGCTTCGGCGCCGATCATGCCGGGATCACCCGCTTCGAGTACCGCGTCGATCGCTTCGGCCGCCGCAGCTGGACCCTGGCCCTCCTCAACGACACCGCCCACCTGCGCACCTGCCCGTAA
- a CDS encoding discoidin domain-containing protein — MQPRRTRALFRALRRSHLLIALALGSLLVGVTPWLGVASTGPGGHGPTPRPAPVPFDQQTAKQSPHHGVAPANAMEPTAPVLDRTGWTATASDEETTGENGRAANVLDGNTATIWHSKWTGTPAPLPHSITIDMHRTAVVSALVYQPRTDGWSNGRVGEYSISVSADGQNWGSPVATGTLADDASAKTLGFAPQGARFVRLTAATEAGNRGPWTSAAELNLLGDPGTPAATVDLPRTGWTATASDEETAAGNFRAANVLDGDAATMWHSKWTGGTPVPPPHRITIDMHRTTAVSALVYQPRNDGPNGRAGAYTITTSTDGTTFGAPVAAGTWRDDDTVKTATFTRTENARYVRLTVTSEAGNRGPWTSAAEIRLSGPANPAVHGSWDRITGFPLVPVATAVLPGDKLLAWSAYAVDRFGGSNGYTQTAILDLKTGKVTQRRIDNTGHDMFCPGIVMLADGRVLVTGGSNAEKASIYDPATDAWSATTSMNIARGYQAMTLLSTGEAFVLGGSWSGVTGDKAGEVWSPDTRTWRTLPGVPAAPAMTADPAGAYRADNHMWLHAVSGGKVLQLGPSKQMNWITTGGNGSITSAGTRADSQDAMTGNAVAYDIGKLLTLGGSPAYEKTPATRRAYTVSIDGNQVHAARTGDMGYARAFGNSVVLPDGKVAVFGGQAYPVPFSDATSVLTPELWDPATGSFTQLATMAIPRNYHSVANLLPDGRIFSGGGGLCGDCATNHADGAVFTPPYLLNADGSAKPRPVITSGVPPQAAAGTTLTIATEGPVASFVLMRAAAATHSTDNDQRRVPLVSTAAGTGTYTVSIPADKGVVLPGTYMLFALDAQGVPSIARFISVS, encoded by the coding sequence TTGCAGCCCAGACGCACCCGCGCCCTGTTCCGTGCGCTACGCCGCTCCCATCTGCTCATCGCCCTCGCCCTCGGTTCGCTGCTCGTCGGGGTCACTCCCTGGCTCGGCGTGGCGAGTACGGGGCCGGGCGGCCACGGCCCGACACCCCGGCCGGCGCCCGTACCCTTCGACCAGCAGACGGCGAAGCAGTCGCCGCACCACGGCGTGGCCCCGGCGAACGCCATGGAGCCGACGGCTCCCGTCCTCGACCGGACCGGATGGACCGCCACCGCGAGCGACGAGGAGACCACCGGGGAGAACGGCCGCGCGGCCAACGTCCTCGACGGCAACACCGCCACCATCTGGCACAGCAAGTGGACGGGCACCCCCGCCCCGCTTCCGCACAGCATCACCATCGACATGCACCGCACGGCGGTGGTCTCGGCGCTCGTTTACCAGCCCCGCACCGACGGCTGGTCCAACGGGCGCGTCGGTGAGTACAGCATCAGTGTGAGCGCGGACGGCCAGAACTGGGGCAGTCCGGTCGCCACCGGCACCCTCGCGGACGATGCCAGCGCCAAGACCCTCGGATTCGCCCCGCAGGGCGCCCGGTTCGTCCGGCTCACCGCTGCCACCGAGGCCGGCAACCGCGGCCCCTGGACCTCCGCCGCGGAGCTCAACCTGCTCGGCGACCCCGGAACCCCGGCCGCCACCGTCGACCTGCCCCGGACCGGATGGACGGCCACGGCGAGCGACGAGGAGACCGCCGCCGGGAACTTCCGCGCAGCCAATGTCCTCGACGGTGACGCCGCCACCATGTGGCACAGCAAGTGGACGGGCGGTACCCCCGTCCCGCCGCCGCACCGCATCACCATCGACATGCACCGCACGACGGCCGTCTCCGCCCTCGTCTACCAGCCCCGCAACGACGGCCCCAACGGGCGTGCGGGCGCGTACACCATCACCACCAGCACGGACGGCACCACCTTCGGCGCACCGGTCGCCGCGGGGACCTGGCGCGACGACGACACCGTCAAGACCGCCACCTTCACCCGCACCGAGAACGCCCGCTACGTACGCCTGACCGTGACCAGCGAGGCCGGCAACCGCGGCCCCTGGACCTCCGCCGCCGAGATACGCCTGAGCGGCCCGGCCAACCCGGCCGTCCACGGCTCCTGGGACCGGATCACCGGCTTTCCCCTGGTGCCGGTGGCCACCGCCGTCCTGCCGGGCGACAAGCTCCTGGCCTGGTCGGCGTACGCGGTCGACCGCTTCGGCGGCAGCAACGGCTACACCCAGACCGCGATCCTGGACCTGAAGACGGGCAAGGTCACTCAGCGCCGCATCGACAACACCGGCCATGACATGTTCTGCCCGGGCATAGTGATGCTCGCCGACGGCCGGGTCCTGGTCACCGGCGGCAGCAACGCGGAGAAGGCGAGCATCTACGACCCGGCCACCGATGCCTGGTCCGCGACGACCAGCATGAACATCGCCCGCGGTTACCAGGCCATGACCCTGCTCTCCACCGGCGAGGCCTTCGTCCTCGGCGGATCCTGGAGCGGGGTTACGGGCGACAAGGCGGGCGAGGTCTGGTCTCCGGACACCCGTACGTGGCGCACGCTCCCCGGCGTCCCCGCCGCCCCGGCGATGACGGCCGACCCGGCCGGCGCCTACCGCGCGGACAACCACATGTGGCTGCACGCCGTCTCGGGCGGCAAGGTGCTCCAGCTGGGACCGAGCAAGCAGATGAACTGGATCACCACCGGCGGGAACGGGAGCATCACCTCCGCCGGGACCCGGGCCGACAGCCAGGACGCCATGACCGGCAACGCCGTCGCGTACGACATCGGCAAGCTGCTCACCCTGGGCGGCTCGCCCGCGTACGAGAAGACGCCCGCCACCCGGCGCGCGTACACGGTGAGCATCGACGGCAACCAGGTCCACGCCGCGCGCACGGGCGACATGGGCTACGCCCGCGCCTTCGGCAACAGCGTCGTCCTGCCCGACGGCAAGGTCGCCGTGTTCGGCGGGCAGGCGTACCCCGTGCCGTTCAGCGACGCCACGTCCGTGCTGACCCCCGAGCTGTGGGACCCGGCGACCGGAAGCTTCACCCAGCTCGCCACCATGGCCATCCCGCGCAACTACCACAGCGTGGCGAACCTGCTGCCCGACGGGCGGATCTTCTCCGGCGGCGGCGGCCTGTGCGGCGACTGCGCCACCAACCACGCCGACGGGGCCGTGTTCACGCCGCCGTACCTGCTCAACGCGGACGGCTCGGCCAAGCCGCGTCCCGTCATCACGAGCGGCGTGCCGCCCCAGGCCGCCGCCGGCACCACGCTCACCATCGCCACGGAGGGGCCGGTGGCCTCCTTCGTCCTGATGCGGGCCGCGGCCGCGACCCACTCCACGGACAACGACCAGCGGCGGGTGCCGCTGGTGTCCACGGCCGCGGGGACCGGTACGTACACGGTGTCCATCCCGGCCGACAAGGGCGTGGTCCTGCCGGGCACCTACATGCTCTTCGCCCTGGATGCCCAGGGGGTGCCGAGCATCGCCCGCTTCATCAGCGTCTCCTGA